From Cognatishimia activa, one genomic window encodes:
- a CDS encoding lytic murein transglycosylase produces the protein MAANFFKRVLIGALVFYPSFLGATAPEQSLRPVLRVSPESTVTQVTATVQPVLRPVLRPDSLGPQITPANARFEAWIRAYKAKAARQGISKSVLDRAFRGVKYNADVVRRDRNQSEFTKTLWEYLDSAASDSRVKNGKAALRKQRKTLEAIERKYGVDKEVVVAVWGLESAYGAVRGDVPIIEALATLAFDGRRGRFFEQQLFAALKILQSGDTAPRNMVGSWAGAMGHTQFIPTSYLAFAVDFTGDGKRDIWSDNPADALASTAAYLKRSGWVSGQPWGVEVTLPRGFNYALANRGIKKRPSEWGALGVKGLDGRSVKNYGQASLLLPAGHKGAAFLIFKNFDAIERYNTADAYVIGVGHLSDRIKGGGKIKARWPREDRALTFSERKELQRRLTAAGFDTVKIDGKIGPLTIDAVRSYQRSEGLEPDGYASLTILKRLR, from the coding sequence ATGGCAGCGAATTTTTTCAAGCGAGTGCTGATAGGTGCTCTGGTATTTTATCCTTCATTCCTGGGTGCGACTGCGCCGGAACAATCTTTGCGGCCTGTCCTTCGGGTCTCGCCGGAAAGTACCGTGACACAGGTTACCGCTACTGTGCAGCCAGTTTTGCGTCCCGTTTTGAGGCCAGATTCATTAGGTCCTCAAATCACTCCAGCGAATGCTCGGTTTGAGGCGTGGATCAGAGCCTATAAAGCGAAAGCAGCCCGCCAGGGGATTTCCAAATCCGTGCTGGATCGCGCCTTCAGAGGCGTCAAATACAACGCCGACGTTGTCCGGCGGGATCGAAACCAATCCGAATTCACCAAAACACTTTGGGAATATCTGGACTCCGCCGCCTCTGACAGCCGTGTGAAAAACGGCAAGGCGGCGCTGCGCAAACAGCGTAAAACGCTTGAGGCCATCGAACGCAAATACGGTGTCGATAAAGAAGTCGTCGTTGCGGTTTGGGGATTAGAAAGCGCCTATGGTGCCGTGCGTGGGGATGTTCCGATCATCGAAGCTTTGGCGACATTGGCCTTCGATGGGCGACGGGGTCGCTTTTTTGAGCAGCAGCTTTTTGCTGCCCTGAAAATCCTGCAAAGCGGTGACACGGCACCTCGAAATATGGTGGGCAGCTGGGCCGGTGCCATGGGGCACACGCAATTTATTCCGACCTCCTATCTGGCCTTCGCCGTGGATTTCACGGGCGATGGCAAGCGTGACATCTGGTCTGACAATCCTGCCGATGCCTTGGCATCAACCGCCGCTTATCTGAAACGCTCTGGTTGGGTCAGCGGGCAGCCCTGGGGGGTTGAAGTCACCTTGCCGCGTGGGTTCAACTACGCGCTCGCCAATCGGGGGATCAAGAAACGGCCTAGCGAATGGGGCGCACTTGGTGTGAAGGGTCTGGACGGCCGATCTGTCAAAAACTATGGCCAAGCGTCGTTGCTACTACCTGCAGGCCATAAAGGTGCAGCCTTTTTGATCTTTAAAAATTTCGACGCGATTGAACGCTACAACACAGCCGATGCCTATGTGATCGGCGTGGGCCACTTGAGTGATCGCATCAAGGGTGGTGGCAAGATCAAAGCGCGCTGGCCGCGTGAAGACAGGGCTCTGACCTTCTCGGAACGCAAGGAGCTACAGCGCCGACTGACGGCTGCTGGCTTTGATACCGTTAAGATCGACGGTAAAATCGGACCACTGACCATTGATGCGGTACGCAGTTACCAACGTTCAGAAGGATTGGAGCCGGACGGTTACGCCTCTTTGACGATCTTGAAGCGACTACGCTAG
- a CDS encoding helix-turn-helix transcriptional regulator has protein sequence MSRTARLFQLMQALRSLPSPVTAERLADETNVSIRTMYRDIESLRGLGAVIDGEAGFGYTLIEDATLPPLGFEDEELEALVLGLREVMQVGDPSLAKGAESALAKLGARLPEGQSRRLKHAVLTAKSYNPPPAPNVDAGVLRRAAWDERRIRFDYSDVMGAKTSREVYPLSIVFMQSSHCLVGWCHLRNDFRVFRLDRMDDLDIMDECFRPRRVSLLRQYWEKMRVEALERGH, from the coding sequence ATGTCACGTACCGCGCGCCTCTTTCAGCTGATGCAAGCTTTGCGAAGCTTGCCTTCCCCCGTCACGGCAGAACGCCTTGCGGACGAAACCAACGTTTCGATCCGAACAATGTATCGCGACATCGAAAGCTTGCGGGGGCTTGGGGCAGTGATCGATGGCGAAGCGGGGTTTGGTTATACGCTGATCGAAGACGCTACCTTGCCACCACTTGGGTTTGAAGACGAGGAACTCGAAGCGCTGGTTTTGGGGCTCCGCGAGGTGATGCAGGTGGGTGACCCATCTTTGGCGAAAGGGGCTGAGTCTGCGCTAGCGAAGCTCGGTGCACGCCTGCCGGAAGGTCAGTCGCGGCGATTGAAACACGCAGTTCTGACTGCCAAAAGTTATAACCCACCGCCTGCACCAAATGTTGATGCAGGGGTGCTGCGTCGCGCAGCTTGGGATGAACGCCGCATTCGTTTTGACTATTCTGATGTGATGGGCGCAAAAACCAGCCGAGAGGTCTATCCGCTATCCATTGTCTTCATGCAATCTAGCCACTGTCTGGTTGGTTGGTGTCATTTGCGTAATGATTTCAGGGTGTTCCGATTGGATCGGATGGATGATTTAGACATCATGGATGAATGTTTCCGCCCCCGACGGGTCAGCCTGTTAAGGCAATATTGGGAAAAAATGCGCGTCGAAGCGCTGGAACGCGGTCATTAG
- a CDS encoding DUF1801 domain-containing protein, which translates to MKFEDKAIAEVFEAFPPDTQSGLLKLRALIFDVASETPEIGRLQEVLRWGQPSYITPDRKSATTIRLGTHKQARFAIFAHCQSNVISDYATRFPGWDRIDGNRAVLFDTVEQIEPVRLRSLIKDALTYHLR; encoded by the coding sequence GTGAAATTTGAAGACAAAGCCATTGCCGAGGTGTTCGAAGCCTTTCCACCCGACACGCAGTCAGGCTTGCTAAAGCTGCGTGCATTGATTTTCGACGTTGCCAGCGAGACACCGGAAATTGGGCGGCTGCAAGAGGTCCTGCGGTGGGGCCAACCGAGTTACATCACACCCGACAGAAAATCCGCAACGACAATCCGCCTTGGCACACACAAACAAGCGCGCTTCGCCATCTTTGCCCATTGCCAGTCAAACGTCATTTCCGACTACGCAACGCGGTTTCCCGGCTGGGATCGCATTGACGGAAATCGCGCGGTTCTGTTTGACACGGTTGAACAGATCGAGCCCGTCCGCCTGAGATCATTGATCAAAGACGCGTTGACCTATCATCTGCGTTAG
- the rnr gene encoding ribonuclease R: MKMPTKAEILEWISENPTLTSKRDIAKAFGIKGAARIDLKRILRELEAEGHLRKRSRSYRDPDQLPPVSVLQILGPDSDGDVLARPMEWEGEGEEPVILMIERASDPALGEGDRVLARLTEVSGEAHAYEGRMIRRIGTNPKKVLGLFRKGTEGGRIIPIDKGTDKEWSVPDGQVNGAKDGELVEGEQIGPKSRMGLPKAKIVSRLGDPTAPKAVSLIAIHQHGIPDAFPDGVIAEADAAKPAPLGDRTDLRTMPLVTIDPADARDHDDACWAHTDDDPENIGGHIVWVAIADVAHYVTPGSDLDREAKKRGNSSYFPDRVVPMLPDRLSGDLCSLHEGVPRACMAVRMKLDAQGHKIGHRFVRGMMKSVASLNYEEVQEARDGNPNARCAELMDEIINPLYEAYEATKIARAERQPLELDLPERKIVLTDKGEVASVNFKERLDAHRLIEEFMILANVAAAETLNAKKSPLLFRVHEEPSPEKLDSLRDVARSSGLNLAKGQVLQTRHLNKLLKDALGTDEAELINLTTLRSMTQAYYSPSNFGHFGLALKSYAHFTSPIRRYSDLIVHRALVSSHGWGDDGLTPQDIENLEQTANHISETERRSMLAERDTTDRYLAAYLSERLGNEFPGKISGIARFGVFVKLDETGADGLIPMRDLGNEYFRFDPESNTLTGSDTGLTIGLGQRVVVRLAEAAPVTGGVILELLELNGQRPSQARRSGRGRPTKRKMSAAKKKAMKTKRKVARKRR; the protein is encoded by the coding sequence TTTCTGAAAACCCGACCCTTACCAGCAAGCGCGACATTGCCAAGGCTTTTGGCATCAAAGGCGCTGCGCGGATTGATCTGAAACGCATCCTGCGCGAGCTGGAAGCGGAAGGTCACCTGCGCAAACGCAGCCGCAGCTATCGTGATCCGGATCAACTGCCGCCAGTCAGCGTATTGCAGATATTGGGCCCGGATTCAGACGGGGACGTGCTGGCACGTCCTATGGAGTGGGAAGGAGAGGGCGAAGAGCCGGTCATTCTCATGATTGAACGCGCCTCAGACCCTGCACTGGGCGAAGGCGACCGCGTACTGGCGCGTCTGACCGAGGTTTCTGGTGAGGCGCATGCCTACGAGGGGCGGATGATCCGCCGGATCGGCACCAACCCAAAGAAGGTATTGGGACTGTTCCGCAAAGGCACTGAAGGCGGTCGCATTATCCCAATCGACAAGGGGACAGACAAGGAATGGTCTGTGCCTGATGGGCAGGTCAACGGGGCCAAAGATGGCGAACTTGTCGAAGGTGAACAGATCGGCCCGAAATCTCGGATGGGATTGCCCAAGGCCAAAATCGTATCGCGTCTAGGGGACCCGACGGCGCCAAAGGCTGTGTCGCTGATCGCCATCCACCAGCATGGCATCCCGGACGCTTTCCCTGACGGGGTGATTGCAGAAGCAGACGCCGCCAAGCCAGCCCCGCTTGGAGACCGCACTGACCTGCGCACAATGCCATTGGTCACCATCGACCCGGCGGATGCGCGGGATCACGATGATGCCTGCTGGGCGCATACGGATGATGACCCTGAAAACATCGGCGGACATATCGTCTGGGTCGCGATCGCAGATGTTGCCCATTACGTGACGCCGGGGTCTGATCTGGATCGTGAAGCCAAGAAGCGCGGCAACTCGAGCTACTTCCCGGACCGAGTGGTGCCAATGTTGCCGGACCGCTTGTCGGGTGACCTGTGTTCGCTGCATGAGGGTGTTCCACGTGCCTGTATGGCCGTGCGTATGAAGCTCGACGCGCAGGGCCATAAGATTGGTCACCGGTTTGTGCGCGGTATGATGAAATCCGTTGCTTCTCTGAACTATGAAGAAGTTCAAGAGGCGCGTGATGGCAACCCGAACGCGCGCTGTGCGGAGTTGATGGATGAAATCATTAATCCGCTGTATGAGGCCTATGAGGCGACCAAAATCGCTCGTGCTGAACGGCAACCGTTGGAACTCGACCTGCCGGAACGCAAAATCGTCCTGACTGACAAAGGCGAAGTGGCCTCGGTCAATTTCAAAGAACGCTTGGATGCGCATCGCCTGATCGAAGAATTTATGATCCTCGCCAATGTGGCGGCTGCCGAAACGTTGAATGCAAAGAAGTCTCCGCTTCTGTTCCGCGTTCACGAAGAGCCAAGTCCAGAGAAACTGGATAGCCTTCGCGATGTCGCTCGCTCATCCGGATTGAACCTGGCCAAGGGGCAGGTGCTGCAAACCCGACATCTGAACAAATTGCTGAAAGATGCACTTGGTACGGATGAGGCTGAGCTGATCAACCTGACGACTTTGCGCTCGATGACGCAGGCCTACTACTCGCCCAGCAATTTCGGGCACTTTGGGTTGGCGCTAAAGTCCTATGCGCATTTCACATCGCCCATTCGTCGGTATTCGGATTTGATCGTGCACCGAGCCTTGGTGTCGTCTCATGGTTGGGGCGATGATGGGCTGACTCCGCAAGATATTGAAAATCTTGAGCAAACCGCCAACCATATCTCGGAAACCGAGCGTCGGTCGATGTTGGCAGAGCGCGACACGACAGATCGGTATCTGGCGGCCTATCTGAGCGAACGGCTGGGCAACGAGTTTCCCGGCAAGATCAGCGGCATCGCGAGGTTTGGTGTTTTCGTGAAGCTCGACGAAACCGGTGCAGACGGCCTGATCCCGATGCGCGATCTGGGCAATGAATATTTCCGCTTTGATCCTGAGAGCAATACTCTCACCGGGAGCGACACCGGGTTGACGATAGGGCTTGGACAACGGGTTGTTGTCAGACTGGCAGAAGCGGCGCCCGTGACCGGCGGGGTCATTCTCGAGCTCTTGGAGCTGAATGGTCAGCGACCATCGCAGGCACGCCGGTCAGGTCGTGGCCGCCCCACGAAGCGTAAAATGTCCGCTGCCAAAAAGAAGGCCATGAAAACCAAACGCAAGGTGGCACGGAAACGGCGCTAA